A window of the Gossypium hirsutum isolate 1008001.06 chromosome A05, Gossypium_hirsutum_v2.1, whole genome shotgun sequence genome harbors these coding sequences:
- the LOC107960521 gene encoding uncharacterized protein — translation MTVLSPLGQSVSMDKLFKDVPLEVQWVIFPANLMEQPFGEFDIILGMGWLVKHRAKLDCAAMRLVLSLETKNLTFGDVRTVREFADVFPKEIPGLPPELEVEFGIELLPGTALVPIAPYRMEPKELVELKAQIQELLDRGFIQPSVSPWRAPCCL, via the exons ATGACGGTGTTGAGCCCGCTAGGGCAATCGGTCAGTATGGATAAGTTATTCAAGGACGTGCCCTTAGAAGTTCAATGGGTCATTTTTCCTGCGAATTTGATGGAACAACCATTTGGggagtttgatattattttagGCATGGGTTGGCTAGTGAAGCATCGTGCGAAGTTGGATTGCGCTGCTATGCGGTTGGTGTTGAG TTTGGAAACTAAAAATCTTACTTTTGGGGATGTTAGAACAGTTAGGGAGTTCGCGGATGTTTTCCCCAAAGAGATTCCAGGCTTGCCTCCAGAGCTGGAGGTCGAATTCGGAATTGAGCTCCTGCCTGGAACAGCTCTAGTGCCTATTGCCCCATATAGGATGGAACCAAAAGAGCtggtggagttaaaggctcaaattcaagagctgTTAGATCGAGGATTCATTCAACCTAGTGTGTCCCCGTGGAGAGCACCgtgttgtttgtga